CTGGCCTCGTCGGTGACGACCGAGCCGCTGGCCTACGGACCCACCCGAAACCCCTGGGCGATCGAGCGCTCCACCGGCGGCTCGAGCGGCGGGTCGGCGGCCGCGGTCGCCTCCGGCATGGTGGCGGTCGCGCACGCCAACGACATGGGCGGCTCCATTCGGATCCCGTCGGCGATGTGCGGTGTGGTCGGGCTGAAGCCCAGCCGGGCCCGGGCCACGCTCGGCCCCGACTTCGGCGAGTACTGGGCGATGACGACCCACGAGCACGTCCTGACCCGCTCGGTCCGCGACACCGCCGCCGTGCTCGACGCTGTCGCCGGTCCCGGGGTCGGCGACCCGTACACCGCGCCGCCTCCGGCCCGGCGCTACGCCGACGAGGTCGGCGCGGATCCCGGCCGCCTGCGGATCGGGTTTCGCACCGCCCGGACCGACGGCCGCGGCGAGACCCACGTCGACGCTGGGGCCGGGGTTCACGCCGCCGCCGCGCTCCTCGAGGCGCTCGGCCACGAGGTGGAGCCGGCGGCGATCCCGGCCCTCGACGACTCCGACTTGGGCGAGGCGGTCCAGACCCTGTTCCCGGTGTTCATCGCCCGAGAGCTCGACCGGTGGAGCGGAAAACTCGGGCGGCGGCTCGAGCCCGGCGCGCTCGAGCCCTGGAACGCGGCGATGGCCGAGATCGGCCGGGCCGTCACCGCCCCGGCCTACGTCGGCGCGTACGAGCAGGTGCAGCGGTGGGCGCGCCGCGTGGCGGCCTGGTGGAACGAGCGCGATGTGCTCGTCACGCCGACGGTCTCGGCTCCGACGCCGGAGCTCGGGTACCTCGGACCCGACGTCGACCCCCTCGAGGCCCTCGGCCGGTTCGGAGCTCTCACCAACTTCTCGATTCCATTCAACGTCACCGGGCAGCCCGCGATCTCGCTCCCCCTGCACGAGGGCCACGACGGCCTCCCGGTGGGGATCCAACTCGTGGCCGCCTACGGCCGCGAGGACGTGCTCCTGCGTCTCGCCGCGCAGCTCGAGGCGGCCTGCCCGTGGCAGACCCGCCGGCCGGCGGTGCGCGCGCCGGCCTGACCCGCCGGCCGGCTAGGCGTCGCCGCCCTCGATCGGCGAGGGGTCGAGGCCGAGGAGCGTGAGCGTGGTGGCGCCGGCCCGCAGCTCGGCGAACAGCCGAGCCTCCTTCTCGGCTCGCGCCGCGCCCGCGGTGACGACCGTCTCGAGGCGGTCCGCCGGTATCACGGTGACCCCGTCGTCGTCACCGACGATCCAGTCGCCGGCCCCGACCTCGACGCCACCCACCACCGCGCTGGCACCCACGAGCCCAGGCCGGACCTTCGTGGCCCCGGGCAAGGCCGCGCCCACGGCGAACACGGGAAAAGCGTGCGCGGCGAGCGCGGCCGTGTCACGGACACAGCCGTCGATGACGAGTCCGGTGAGCCCGCGGGCCTCCGCAGCCGTCGTGAGCACCTCGCCCCAGTACCCACGCTCGGGCTGATCGCCGACGTCGACGACGAGCGTCGACCCCGGCGGCGCGGCCACGACGGCGACGTGCACCGCCAGGTTGTCGCCCGCGGTGCACCGCACTGGGTACGCGGGGGCGGCGACGCGGGCGCCAGGCCACGCCGGCCGGATGCGCGCCCGCATGGGGAGGCCGCCGGACTCGCCGAGCGTGGCCGCGCCCAACTCGAGCAGCGCGGTGGCGGGGTCAGCGGGGGCAGGCATCGTGGAGCGGAGGATTGGCGGAGGGACAGGGATTTGAACCCTGGAGGGGGCTTTGCACCCCCTACTCGCTTAGCAGGCGAGCACCTTCGGCCACTCGGTCATCCCTCCTGGAACCGACGAGTCTAGGCAGGGCCGCGGGTCGGCTCTTCGCACAGCGCAGCGAGGCGCTCGAGGGTTCGCTCCATGCTGCGAGGGTTCTTCTCGGGGGTCTTGGTCAGTCGCAAGTACAGCTGACCGCGCCCCTGCGACCAGTCGAACGACTCCCGCACGCGCGTCCCGCGCTCGACCGGCTCGAGCTCGTAGCGCCAGACGTTGCGCGCGGGGTGGCGCCAGCCGATGCGGCGCCCCTCCTCGAACTCCACCACCTCGTTCGTCATCCGGTACGGGACGCCAATCCGCATATCCATGGACAACTTCGCACCGAGCGCGAGGCGCGTCGGGACGCCCGGCCGTGCCGCCCGCACCGACCCGGAGCCGTCGATGACCGGGTGCTGGGCCGGGTCGGCCAGCACGGCGAAGATCCGTTCAGGTGGGCCTCGATCACCCGCTCGGCGGACACGACTCGGGACTCCGGCGGCGTCGCCACGGGAGCACGCTACCGTCGCCGACGTGGACCCTGTCGAGGCGCTCGAGCACATCGCCGACGCACTCCAGCGGAGCCGCGGCGCCCGACCGAAGGTGACCGCGTTCCGCCGCGCCGCCGACACGCTCCGGGGCCGCTCGCGAGCCGAGCTCGAGACGATGGCGCGCGAGGGCCGGCTCACCGACCTCCCGGGGATCGGGACGAGCACGGCGGCCGTGATCGAGCAGGCCCTCGCCGGCCAGACGCCCGACTACCTGTCGCGCGTCGAGGCCGACGCGCCCGCCGCCGGCCCGCCCACCGACCTGGCGGGGCCGATCCGGTCCGCGCTGCGCGGCGACCTGCACGCGCACTCCGACTGGTCCGACGGTGGCCACTCGATCGAGGCCATGGCGCGGGCCGCCGCCGCGGTCGGCCACCAGTACCTGGCGCTCACCGACCACTCGGGGTCGCTGCGCGTCGCGAAGGGCCTCTCCGCAGCCCGGCTGCGTCAGCAGCTCGACGTCGTGGCCGCGTTGAACGACGAGCTCGCGCCGTTCCGGA
Above is a window of Acidimicrobiia bacterium DNA encoding:
- a CDS encoding amidase, producing MVVSDNLAWLDATAQAELVRSGAMSAAELVEAALARIEAVNPALNAVIFDRSERARAEAAAPLPDGPFRGVPFLLKDAVAHSAGDPYHCGMRVLKEAGWVEPSDTWLVERFRAAGFVIVGKTNTPELASSVTTEPLAYGPTRNPWAIERSTGGSSGGSAAAVASGMVAVAHANDMGGSIRIPSAMCGVVGLKPSRARATLGPDFGEYWAMTTHEHVLTRSVRDTAAVLDAVAGPGVGDPYTAPPPARRYADEVGADPGRLRIGFRTARTDGRGETHVDAGAGVHAAAALLEALGHEVEPAAIPALDDSDLGEAVQTLFPVFIARELDRWSGKLGRRLEPGALEPWNAAMAEIGRAVTAPAYVGAYEQVQRWARRVAAWWNERDVLVTPTVSAPTPELGYLGPDVDPLEALGRFGALTNFSIPFNVTGQPAISLPLHEGHDGLPVGIQLVAAYGREDVLLRLAAQLEAACPWQTRRPAVRAPA
- a CDS encoding dimethylmenaquinone methyltransferase — protein: MPAPADPATALLELGAATLGESGGLPMRARIRPAWPGARVAAPAYPVRCTAGDNLAVHVAVVAAPPGSTLVVDVGDQPERGYWGEVLTTAAEARGLTGLVIDGCVRDTAALAAHAFPVFAVGAALPGATKVRPGLVGASAVVGGVEVGAGDWIVGDDDGVTVIPADRLETVVTAGAARAEKEARLFAELRAGATTLTLLGLDPSPIEGGDA
- a CDS encoding SRPBCC family protein — encoded protein: MLADPAQHPVIDGSGSVRAARPGVPTRLALGAKLSMDMRIGVPYRMTNEVVEFEEGRRIGWRHPARNVWRYELEPVERGTRVRESFDWSQGRGQLYLRLTKTPEKNPRSMERTLERLAALCEEPTRGPA
- a CDS encoding PHP domain-containing protein, which produces MDPVEALEHIADALQRSRGARPKVTAFRRAADTLRGRSRAELETMAREGRLTDLPGIGTSTAAVIEQALAGQTPDYLSRVEADAPAAGPPTDLAGPIRSALRGDLHAHSDWSDGGHSIEAMARAAAAVGHQYLALTDHSGSLRVAKGLSAARLRQQLDVVAALNDELAPFRILTGIEVDVLADGTLDQDEDLLGALDVVVASVHSQLRMDGQSMTARMVRALESPHVDVLGHCTGRIVVGRGRPESAFDAERVFGTAAALDKAVEINSRPERLDPPTRLLEALAELQAKVAIDSDAHATWQLEWQVYGCHRAAAAQIPLERIVNTWTADELTTWAATHAGTG